The Cyclopterus lumpus isolate fCycLum1 chromosome 12, fCycLum1.pri, whole genome shotgun sequence genome window below encodes:
- the ptpn13 gene encoding tyrosine-protein phosphatase non-receptor type 13 isoform X4: MHVSLAEALEVRGGPLQEEEVWAVLSQSAESLQELFHKDPTNMGFIISPWSLLLMPSGNISFTDEYVTEQDLRAFTAPEVLGGASLTSISDIEKMHMYSLGMTLFWGADFEIPQSQPMKLGEHLNSLLLNMCDDVTLSRMSLRTVLDICSKHIRNSSCDPPFSNIRKLVRLVLGSLSQLDGLLTDRESLPERSKEIRERLRGKGLPSGRSAAPRVLERYRARSQEQTSLNRGLSRSMGSLPIQELLKREEGAVLQYPPSYHRPNSESPTEFYPKPPSIQHQHSYPYLHPLHPQQKGRPVELDRRSLPFHSVDLGPGQARKNWASSVDLACIDPEALRFGALEDARRGSSAISTHSIGRHKSPLWASRERDSPFSEFGGLKSRKPHHHSALSVGSGLTGAYDRIKERQRKLQVLRQAVDDPVHNQQRYHSDYSSSSESPSVTSSDLDYRQAKKPSEVRRFSSQLALSSEHDALSLTGHNTHRHRLYEGAADEGLVGAELLLQRQEEEVQRLQAHLASRLSRANLYPTDDPLAPHRTSMLDLRDPLFTSSVPLRKPKNFHGPEFVKMASEPCVALSVPSSIMKRGKVEEVQRKVGVVLLNGQKLELSCDIKAVCKDVLDMVVAHIGLVEHHLFGLAYLRDDEFFFVEPDAKLSKVAPEGWKEDPKKKKSDVPFNLFLRIKFFIDDVNLIQHAMTKHQCYLQLRKDILEERMRCDTDNAMLLASLALQAEFSDYQPELHGKTYFRLEHYVPVSVLDKVDQTTIKEELPKLHSNYYGASDSEAELEFLKVSQRLTEYGVHFHRVLPEKRSQTGIMLGVYSKGVHIFEVLNGNRTPVLRFPWRETKKISFVKKKICLQNTSDGIKHLFQTDSNKTCQYLLQLCSDQHKFHLQMKARQNNQELQDLENSPLGSFQYSLDPRSGDMMGGTVNSGSLAPSLSTRSNPDHLKRISYSEVALHKATSGTILVQDELHFPGFNPVASAALSNPRIMSRSHHNLGQMPESPEHRPAESYHGQHSRLSQPPPGQVASYFQQHQRASSDTDSLLPQQDKSFSTVSQSRSAWSLSKSSSSTEETGQAYVVGVSMHSSSVPSTPASVNDSLKKKLIALPSPEREITTVNLKKDVKYGLGFQVVGGENSGRMDLGTIISSITPGSPADVNGCLKPGDRLISVNDVNLDGLSHTTAIDILQNAPDDVTLVVLQPKDSLYKESSSGYVPHQAKSALKALNSGQRREPDFENSSEEQAGTGSSPLHSAGAPSSTSSLIHQHPSLSFQDSRTSSVAKVSPLPANSVQQCLERSTAAAAAATVVQRHRPEPNMALDPAPPALPPKTRKAKVAEAPKVSEHSDWGDSDMDEETYSSSQEKLKVKKEHIMESLNGNAPGVNSLCPGELFDVELSKKDSSLGISVTVLFGKGGINTTVRHGGVYVKAIIPKGAADLDGRIQKGDRVVAVNGNSLEGATHQQAVEVLRETGQTVHLLLEKGQPPSDSVHAPLTPLCCRPTAASDQDQTKNKEQPLEVKEKPEYSFITRDNVFDVRLLKNTSGLGFSFSREESIPEESPSSSMVRVKKLFPGQPAAESGRINVGDVIMRVNQTPLKGLSQHEVISALRGTGQEVTLLLCRPEYGVLPEMDTSALTPMPSPRKELVTQAESSLSFGRAKSPPGSQGKRSQVLVDDALERLLLRTPGRHNSYSDSTDGDEEVEEAFSTSPVEHSRQTWERSVYHTPSSNLGLGRYDSTGQLDDTINSAFYSPNLSMTRSDHSKRCPPSPVTSDLESSTLHMVSSPTAPSPDPLPPPLPLPLNLTLFSNGQDIEDFVPEVELKVSLVKSEKGSLGFTLTKGNDHGCYIHDIVQDPAKGDGTLRPGDRMIMVNNTDVSNMGHTEVVNLVRAAPRVVDLVVGRVLEAPKPPIEAHLLPDIDFKGSQEPLDIVPGSMAFEEGSLRTLDLIHYINGAPTQDLTLSESTRLMDLSLDDLTLKATRDGKPVSPGQKSVSFLNNNVSPKVSSSMNGFLKGEDPSDTESLAALCPSEEEIIHLDLEKLQAGGLGFSVIGGERGIFVKSITPGGIAESSRKLQVGDRLLKVNEELMTGVSHTKAVTTIRKAKGLVHLIVSRPPDQNPNTYLSYLPINSDKCNGNTDLSEDSGAKTQPFPLRNELKRVGCPAIPPIDYEDDPLGHKRETEHSAELSEDTDCDGSSLPEDSPESSRKVEVEDDPRSENYLQMSVGQPEEDEITWGSDELPIENMNSESRDDGPIITEDELTSLPLIKVVPDGQYTGPQLNTVVRMMRGLLEQKVPLQEFENLQNLQPLDDCLIGQTKENKKKNRYKNIVPFDTTRVVLGRDGGYINANFINMSVKDENYMYIACQGPLPTTLGDFWQMVWEQKSNVIAMMTQEVEGGKVKCQRYWPDTPRTAEMVDDRLQITLIKDQYLDNFVIRLIEVKDVQTNEIQRVTHLNYTGWPDHGTPSQPEQLLTFISYMRHVHRSGPIVSHCSAGIGRSGTLICIDVVLGLISKDADFDLSDVVRNMRLQRQGMIQTEEQYVFCYQVILYVLRCLQAEENISG; the protein is encoded by the exons ATGCATGTGTCTCTGGCAGAAGCCTTGGAGGTTCGAGGAGGTCcgctccaggaggaggaggtctgggCGGTGCTCAGCCAGAGTGCTGAGAGCCTCCAAGAACTCTTTCACAAAG ACCCTACAAACATGGGCTTCATCATCTCTCCCTGGTCCCTCCTGCTCATGCCCTCTGGCAACATCTCCTTCACGGACGAGTATGTCACCGAGCAGGATTTAAGAGCCTTCACAGCACCAGAGGTCCTGGGAGGGGCCTCCTTGACTTCCATATCTGACATAGAGAAG ATGCACATGTACTCTCTGGGGATGACCCTGTTCTGGGGAGCAGACTTTGAGATCCCCCAAAGTCAG CCAATGAAGTTGGGGGAACACCTGAACAGCCTGCTACTCAAcatgtgtgatgatgtcacattGAGTCGAATGTCGCTGCGCACGGTGCTGGACATCTGCAGCAAACACATAAGAAACTCCAGTTGTGACCCTCCCTTCTCTAATATCAGAAAACTGGTCCGGTTGGTACTGGGCAGTCTTTCCCAG CTGGACGGTCTGCTGACTGATAGAGAGTCTCTTCCGGAACGGAGTAAGGAGATTCGGGAGAGGCTTAGGGGAAAGGGCTTGCCCTCAG GGAGGAGTGCCGCCCCCAGGGTTCTGGAGCGCTACAGAGCCAGGAGTCAGGAGCAGACGTCACTTAATCGAGGCCTCAGTCGATCCATGGGCTCTCTGCCAATCCAGGAACTGTtgaagagggaagagggggcAGTCCTACAGTATCCCCCGTCTTACCATCGGCCCAACTCTGAATCCCCCACGGAATTCTACCCCAAACCCCCCTCGATCCAACACCAGCACTCTTATCCCTATCTGCACCCCCTTCACCCCCAGCAAAAGGGCCGTCCCGTGGAACTGGACCGGAGATCTTTACCCTTCCACAGTGTGGACTTGGGCCCTGGTCAGGCAAGGAAGAACTGGGCTTCCTCTGTGGACTTGGCTTGCATTGACCCAGAGGCTCTTCGTTTTGGGGCCTTGGAAGATGCACGGAGGGGCAGCAGTGCCATAAGTACGCACTCCATAGGCAGGCACAAATCTCCCTTGTGggcatccagggagagggattcTCCCTTCTCTGAGTTTGGTGGGCTGAAGAGTAGGAAGCCTCATCACCACTCGGCCCTGTCGGTGGGCTCGGGTCTCACCGGCGCCTATGACAGGataaaggagagacagaggaaactTCAGGTGCTAAGGCAAGCAGTGGATG ACCCAGTTCACAACCAACAGAGGTACCACAGTGATTACAGTTCATCCAGTGAAAGCCCCTCAGTGACCTCCTCTGATCTAGACTACAGACAAG CTAAGAAACCCAGCGAGGTCAGAAGGTTTAGCTCCCAGCTGGCACTTTCCTCTGAACATGATGCCCTGTCGCTGACGggtcacaacacacacaggcacag GCTGTATGAGGGGGCAGCTGATGAAGGCCTGGTTGGAGCAGAGCTGCTTCTccagaggcaggaggaggaggtgcagcggCTCCAGGCCCACCTGGCCAGCAGGCTGTCCAGGGCCAACCTCTACCCCACAGACGACCCCCTGGCCCCACATCGCACCTCCATGCTCGACCTTCGAGACCCCCTCTTCACCTCTTCTGTACCACTTCGCAAACCCAAG AACTTCCATGGGCCTGAGTTTGTGAAGATGGCCAGTGAGCCCTGTGTTGCCTTATCTGTCCCCTCTTCAATAATG AAGCGTGGCAAGGTGGAGGAAGTGCAGAGGAAGGTCGGTGTGGTGCTGCTGAATGGCCAAAAGCTGGAGCTGAGCTGTGACATCAAGGCAGTTTGTAAAGACGTTCTTGATATGGTGGTTGCCCACATAGGGCTGGTGGAGCACCATCTCTTCGGCCTCGCATACCTCAGAG atgaTGAGTTTTTCTTTGTTGAGCCGGATGCCAAACTGTCCAAAGTGGCCCCagagggatggaaggaggatcctaagaagaagaaatctgATGTGCCTTTCAATCTTTTCTTGCGCATCAAGTTCTTCATTGATGACGTCAACCTCATACA GCACGCTATGACCAAACATCAGTGCTACTTACAGCTGAGGAAGGATATCTTGGAGGAGAGGATGCGCTGTGACACAGACAACGCCATGCTGTTGGCTTCACTGGCACTGCAGGCTGAATTTAGTGACTACCAACCTGAG CTCCATGGGAAGACCTACTTCAGACTGGAGCACTACGTCCCGGTGTCCGTCCTGGATAAAGTGGACCAGACGACCATCAAGGAGGAGCTGCCGAAGCTTCACAGCAACTACTATGGAGCGTCTGACTCTGAGGCAGAGTTGGAGTTTCTCAAG GTGAGTCAGAGGCTGACAGAGTATGGGGTCCATTTCCATCGGGTGCTTCCTGAGAAGCGGTCCCAGACGGGCATCATGCTGGGTGTGTACTCCAAGGGGGTGCACATCTTCGAGGTGCTTAACGGAAATCGTACCCCAGTGCTAAGGTTCCCCTGGAGGGAGACGAAAAAGATTTCCTTTGTA aaaaagaagatttgCCTCCAGAACACGTCAGATGGGATTAAGCACCTGTTTCAGACGGACAGCAATAAGACCTGTCAGTATCTGCTCCAGCTCTGCTCTGATCAGCACAAGTTCCACCTCCAGATGAAGGCCCGCCAGAACAACCAGGAGCTTCAAGACCTAG AGAACAGCCCCTTGGGCAGTTTCCAGTATTCCCTTGATCCTCGTAGTGGAGACATGATGGGGGGGACGGTAAACTCGGGCAGCCTGGCCCCCAGCTTATCGACACGCTCCAACCCGGACCACCTCAAGAGGATCTCCTACTCAGAAGTGGCCCTCCACAAGGCAACGTCTGGCACAATATTGGTCCAAGATGAGCTTCACTTTCCAGGTTTCAATCCAGTGGCCTCAGCGGCCCTTTCCAATCCGCGGATAATGAGCCGCTCCCACCACAACCTGGGCCAAATGCCAGAGTCTCCAGAGCACCGGCCGGCAGAGTCATATCATGGACAGCACAGCAGACTGAGTCAGCCACCACCCGGCCAAGTGGCCTCTTACTTCCAGCAACACCAGCGAGCCAGCTCAGACACAGACTCCCTCTTGCCCCAACAGGACAA ATCTTTTAGCACGGTGTCCCAAAGCAGATCAGCCTGGAGTCTCAGCAAgtcctcttcctccacagaGGAGACTGGCCAAGCATATGTAGTAG GTGTCAGTATGCACAGTTCCTCTGTGCCTTCAACGCCAGCCTCTGTTAACG ATTCACTCAAGAAAAAGCTCATTGCCTTACCatctccagagagagagatcacGACTGTAAACCTGAAGAAAGATGTGAAATATGGCCTGG gGTTCCAGGTTGTTGGAGGAGAGAACTCTGGTCGGATGGACCTTGGCACCATCATTAGCTCCATTACTCCTGGAAGTCCTGCTGACGTCAATGGCTGCCTCAAACCTG GTGACCGGCTGATCTCAGTGAATGATGTGAACCTAGATGGGCTCTCTCATACCACCGCGATTGACATCCTCCAAAATGCTCCCGACGATGTAACTCTGGTGGTGCTGCAGCCCAAAGACAGCCTCTACAAAG AATCTTCTTCAGGCTATGTTCCCCATCAAGCCAAGTCTGCATTAAAGGCTCTAAACTCTGGCCAGAGACGAGAACCAGACTTTGAGAACTCGTCAGAGGAGCAGGCGGGAACAGGAAGCTCTCCTCTCCACAGCGCTGGTGCACCGtcatccacctcctccctcatccaCCAGCACCCCAGCCTCAGTTTTCAGGACTCCAGGACAAGCAGCGTTGCTAAAGTCAGCCCACTCCCTGCAAATAGTGTTCAGCAGTGCCTAGAAAGATCCACAgccgctgctgcagctgcaaccGTCGTCCAACGTCACAGACCAGAACCTAACATGGCTTTGGATCCTGCGCCACCGGCTCTGCCACCCAAAACTAGAAAAGCTAAAGTGGCAGAAGCTCCCAAAGTTTCCGAGCACTCTGACTGGGGCGATTCAGACATGGATGAGGAGACTTATTCCAGTAGTCAAGAGAAACTCAAAGTCAAAAAG GAACACATCATGGAAAGTTTAAATGGTAATGCCCCAGGGGTCAATAGTCTCTGTCCAGGAGAACTATTTGACGTTGAGCTGTCTAAAAAAGACAGCAGCCTGGGCATAAGTGTCACGGTACTGTTCGGCAAG GGAGGAATCAACACGACTGTTCGCCATGGAGGCGTCTACGTCAAAGCCATCATACCGAAAGGAGCTGCCGACCTCGACGGAAGGATACAGAAAG GTGATCGTGTGGTGGCTGTCAATGGAAACAGTCTGGAGGGAGCCACTCATCAGCAAGCGGTAGAAGTTCTCCGAGAAACAGGGCAG ACAGTGCACTTGTTGCTGGAGAAGGGTCAGCCGCCTTCGGACAGTGTCCACGCTCCCCTCACGCCTCTGTGCTGTCGGCCAACTGCAGCCAGCGACCAAGACCAGACCAAGAATAAAGAGCAGCCACTTGAGGTCAAGGAAAAGCCAGAGTACAGCTTTATTACACGAG ACAATGTGTTTGACGTGCGTCTGCTGAAGAACACATCAGGTCTGGGCTTCAGTTTCAGTCGGGAGGAGAGCATCCCTGAGGAATCCCCCAGTTCCAGCATGGTGCGGGTTAAAAAGCTGTTTCCTGGCCAACCAGCTGCAGAGAGCGGTCGCATCAACGTGGGCGACGTCATCATGCGGGTCAATCAGACCCCCCTCAAAGGACTCTCGCAACAT GAGGTGATATCTGCCTTGCGAGGAACAGGACAGGAGGTGACTCTGCTCCTCTGTAGACCTGAATATGGGGTTCTACCTGAAATGGACACTTCAGCTTTG ACGCCCATGCCATCTCCGCGAAAGGAGCTGGTGACCCAGGCAGAGTCCAGCCTGAGCTTCGGCAGGGCAAAGTCTCCTCCAGGTTCACAGGGCAAGAGGAGTCAGGTCCTCGTGGACGACGCCCTGGAGAGGCTGCTGCTCAGAACCCCCGGCCGACACAACAGCTACAGCGACAGCACTGatggggatgaggaggtggaagaaGCCTTCAGCACAAGCCCTGTGGAGCACAGCAGGCAAACTTGGGAGCGGAGTGTGTACCACACCCCCAGCAGCAACCTGGGGCTGGGACGCTACGACAGCACTGGTCAACTGGACGACACCATCAACTCAGCCTTCTACTCCCCAAACCTGTCGATGACAAGATCGGACCACAGCAAGAG GTGTCCTCCATCCCCCGTGACCTCTGATCTGGAGTCATCCACCCTGCATATGGTGTCCTCCCCCACTGCCCCAAGCCCGGATCCCCTGCCTCCTCCACTGCCTCTGCCGTTAAACCTCACCCTGTTCAGCAATGGACAGGACATAGAGGACTTTGTCCCG GAGGTAGAGCTAAAGGTCTCCTTGGTGAAGTCGGAAAAGGGCAGCCTGGGCTTCACCCTCACAAAAGGTAACGATCATGGATGTTACATCCATGACATCGTCCAGGATCCAGCCAAAGGAGACGGAACTCTCAGGCCCGGGGACCGGATGATTATG gtgaACAACACCGATGTGAGCAATATGGGCCACACCGAGGTGGTCAATCTTGTGCGTGCGGCCCCTCGTGTGGTTGACTTGGTGGTAGGGAGAGTCCTGGAGGCTCCCAAGCCCCCCATAGAAGCCCATCTGCTGCCTGACATCGACTTCAAGGGCAGCCAAGAACCACTGG ACATTGTTCCCGGTTCAATGGCCTTTGAGGAGGGCAGCCTGAGAACACTCGATCTAATCCACTACATCAACGGTGCTCCCACGCAGGACTTGACTCTCAGTGAGAGCACCAGACTGATGGACCTGTCCCTCGACGACCTCACACTCAAAGCCACAAG GGATGGAAAGCCTGTTTCTCCCGGGCAGAAAAGTGTCTCTTTTCTTAACAACAATGTTAGCCCCAAGGTTTCATCCAGCATGAATG GGTTTCTTAAAGGAGAAGATCCAAGCGATACAGAGAGTCTAGCAGCACTTTGTCCTTCAGAG GAGGAGATCATACATCTGGATCTGGAGAAGCTGCAGGCAGGAGGTCTGGGGTTCTCTGTGATTGGAGGGGAAAGGGGGATCTTTGTCAAGTCCATCACCCCGGGAGGAATAGCAGAGTCCTCGAGGAAACTGCAAGTGGGAGACAGGCTGCTGAAA gTGAATGAGGAACTAATGACCGGCGTGTCCCACACCAAAGCCGTCACCACCATCCGTAAAGCTAAAGGCCTGGTACATCTTATAGTGTCCAGACCGCCAGACCAGAACCCAAACACATACCTGTCCTATCTGCCCATCAACTCGGACAAGTGCAATGGAAACACAG ATCTGAGTGAGGACAGTGGAGCAAAGACTCAGCCGTTTCCTCTCCGTAATGAGCTGAAGCGCGTCGGCTGCCCTGCCATACCACCAATAG ACTATGAAGATGATCCACTCGGACACAAAAGAGAGACGGAGCACAGCGCAGAGCTTTCAGAGGACACCGACTGTGATGGCTCTTCTTTACCTGAAGACTCCCCTGAG AGTTCCAGGAAAGTGGAAGTGGAAGACGATCCGAGGAGTGAAAA cTATCTGCAAATGAGTGTTGGACAGCCAGAGGAAGATGAAATCACATGGGGGAGTGACGAACTGCCAATTGAAAACATGAACTCCGAATCCAGAGATG ACGGGCCAATCATCACAGAGGATGAGCTGACCTCTTTGCCCCTCATCAAAGTGGTCCCTGATGGCCAGTACACAGGACCACAGCTCAACACTGTGGTCCGCATGATGAGGGGGCTTCTGGAGCAGAAAGTCCCGCTGCAGGAGTTTGAG AATCTTCAGAACCTCCAGCCGCTGGACGACTGTTTGATTGGTCAGacgaaggagaacaagaagaagaaccgCTACAAGAACATTGTTCCTT TTGACACAACTCGAGTTGTGCTGGGCAGAGACGGGGGCTACATCAATGCCAACTTCATAAATATGTCCGTGAAGGACGAGAACTATATGTACATCGCGTGTCAGGGTCCCTTACCCACAACTCTGGGGGACTTTTGGCAAATGGTCTGGGAGCAGAAGTCTAATGTGATCGCCATGATGACCCAGGAAGTAGAGGGTGGGAAAGTGAAATGTCAGCGTTACTGGCCGGACACGCCGAGGACAGCGGAGATGGTGGACGACCGGTTACAGATCACGCTGATCAAAGACCAATATCTCGACAACTTCGTCATCCGACTCATCGAGGTCAAAGATGTCCAG ACCAATGAAATACAACGCGTAACTCATCTGAACTACACGGGATGGCCGGACCACGGGACGCCCTCGCAACCCGAGCAGCTGCTCACCTTTATTTCCTACATGAGGCACGTCCATCGATCGGGGCCAATAGTCTCACACTGCAGCGCGGGCATCGGTCGATCAGGAACCCTCATCTGTATCGACGTGGTTCTGGGTCTCATCAGTAAAGATGCGGAT TTTGATCTTTCGGATGTGGTGAGGAACATGAGACTTCAGAGACAGGGAATGATCCAGACAGAG gagcAATATGTCTTCTGCTATCAAGTGATCCTGTATGTCCTCAGATGCCTTCAAGCAGAGGAAAACATCTCTGGATAG